TTAAAAATTAGTGACATTATACATACAACTCTAACATTAAAAATTGAGGAAAAATATATAGGgattatatttttcatatattctTGCAGTCAGACTGTAAGTCGACTCTGGTCCTTGAATTTACTCTCTCCTGTGAGTGAGGAGGACATTTCACACAACTTCTGTTGAGCAAGGAATTACAGAGGAAATTAAGTTTTGAAGGATGGAAACATGTCAGTATTTCTTCAAACAGGGACACAATGAAGCATAAAAGTCCTTCAGGGCACCTCAATGATTAGAAGTTTAAGAAAATGACTCCAGTGCCTCCTCAAACTTCACTTCAATTCAACTTTTATTTGAAGGAAATGCCATTCAATTTGAAAGTTTGATATGAAAACCTGAGGATAATCATGGCAGGAAATGGGAAAAAGAAGTTTGTAATGTGTGAAATCTCTAATATATAGCAGCATAGAGTTTGAAATAAGATGAAAAGGGTAACTGGGAACCAGAATAATTTTAAGGCCTTAAGCTGTAGGGCCAGTACAAATCAGCCTCCTAATGATAATCATTGCTAGACTGTGTCCAGTATGACTCTCATGCAGAAAGTCTTGGATGTAGCGGTATTTGCTTTTAGCCTGAGGTGTGACCCAAAGGTTGTCTGACTCAGTTGCTTGGCACCATGGCTGATAGTCAAGAACTGTTTTGTGAAGCTGTTCCAAGCACTGGGCTGACGTCAGAAGACGATATCAATCAATATGCTGACCCCAGAGTCTGTGGGCTCGATAAACTTAGAGGGTCATGGCTGCGCTCTCTTGGGAACTAAACTAATGCTCTGCAATGTAATCTGCTACTTTCCTCATCCAATTACTTTTCGCTTCTTGTTCTCAACATTTGCCCATTGGAGTGGTGGAGCATGTGGAGTATGAAAACAACTTTGCTTCCTCATCAGAGAAATTAGACAACCATCATCACACTACTCGGATATTCACATTCCAGCTCACACTTCCTCCCTGCTCAGACAAAACATCACTTAAGCATATCCTGCCTTGATTGTACCAACCAAGCAAGTGCACCAATTGTGTGCACAGttgcaaaaatataaattagGGAGAAATGTGGTAATGTGAGCCTGCAATAAAAACTTtatcctgtaaaaaaaaaggagatctGCTCTGCACTGCGTCATTTTAGGAGTTAGATGATAAAGACACACTTTTTTTGCAGGGAAGTGTAATACACTTAATTGTGTGAAGTCCATCCTGCAAATCTCTTAATATCTCAATATCCCTGTCTGAATGATCTTGCTCAGATTTAATGAAAGTCGATGATTTACTCAGTCACTGCTGGGTGAGTCGCATTAAAGGGGACTCTAGTTTAGAGGGTCTTTTGTTTGGCCCTCTGACCTTTCTGCTTTTTGGAGCACTTTGCTGTCCTTTTATGTGACTTAATGTGAAGTTCCCTCTATCTGCAATGCTTAATTTCATGTCTGCTTCCTTAGCCAGGTCTCCTGATTGCTCATTTCAGCAGAACATTCAGATTAAAAATCCTCAATAGTTTTAAATGACATGAATCAACTCtgaacaaaaaactaaaaaaacagcaagaagATAAAATATGTGTTCATTGCCATACAGTTCATAAGACATTTGTTTGTACATTATAAGGACAGAACTCTTTCTTTATCATTCTGAAATCAGCAGAATTCATTCTGCAGTAAGCAGAATTACTTGATGACTATAAACCACATACAGTAGATCAAATGGACAGCTGTAATTttggaagaaaataaacacCTTTGAcaacaaatgaacagaaaaaacagcatCTGTTATTGAAATGAAGCATGCTTGCCTGTCCTCATCATTTTCAGCTAATCACAGCAGGTGGATTTGATGGAGGCTGGCATAGTATGCTATCAGAAGAAACAAAAGCTGTGACTACTGAGTCAGCCTGCACCAAACAAAAGGAAATTGCCTTGAACCAAAGCTCTGCACTTGTCCAGTCCATGCCAGATATGTTCTTACTATCACATTACAGAAGGGGGAAACTTGTTTATTTGGTCTGGTATATTGATATCAATCTATTCTTATCTCAGTAGTGACATTACGCAGTGGATAATGAATGTTGAAGCTGCTGAAAATTGGCACTGGCTGATATTCATTTCCACTTTGCTCTATTTCTAAAAGTAGCTGAAAAATTCAATTTCCAGTAGGtgatagaaaacacacacagtgtgattgatataatataatgaaaactAAATGGCATCTTGGTAAAGTAATAACACTTGGTACACGCTGGACCTTTCTTGTTTTAGATATTGTGAAAAAAaattttggtgtatttttttttcttttgaaaaaaaaaacacacaacaaaatctCAATTTATGAGAAACAACATCACTTCTGTCACCAGCAGGTGATTTCATGCTGCCACAGACACAGCCTGCACTTCAGGGCATCAGATGAAGTTGTTGATAACCTGTTGATAACCAGACACACGCAGTAGGATGATCAAACAACACGCATTGGATTTTTTCTGATTTATCAATTTATGGAGAGCCTCCAAGAGTCTGCTATCAAGAAATATGCAGCCGATTGCAACAGATTTGGATGAACATGCAAAAACATACTTTAAAGTAGGGCAATGGTGCGTAATCACGTGTATTAGAGAAGCGCGTAGTTTGGCAACATTTTATCCGTATTTTATTTTCGTTGAGTGCTTAACCGGTGTcgacataaaaactaaagaaaagatTTAGGCCGATGTATGTAGAATgcgacaaacacacacacgtttgaGTTTGTATTGATTTCTCGCAGACTGAGCTGTGCGCCCACAGTGGCACCAGCTGAGCGCAGACCGCAGAAGTGCCACAGATCGCTGCCTCGACAGGAATACTGGGGAGAGCCGAATTAGGACGTTCAGTCTGGCCGGCTGACAAGACGTCACTTTATTATATTGACTATCATAAAAACCGGAGGATAAAGGCTGTTGACTAATGGCGAACTGTGTGACAGAGGACCAAACCTGAGGTAAGGAACCGATTCAGCCTCTGAACATTAATTCACAATAATTAAAGTTATTGGCTTTTGAGAGACGGTGAAAATGTCTCTTTCGAAGTACTCAGTGATGTTAATAACAACATTTCAGTATTGCAAATATGGGTCGAAAATATGAGTGACTATTGTTGGTGTATTTACAGTTTACACCCAAAACTGCAAGTGAGCTGTAACTATAGTAAAATGATGTACTTTATTATAATGCTTTGTCCAAATCAATGAACATATGTTCTGGTGATCACGTTTCATGCTTTACTAaattaataaaagtaatttttACCCTAACAAGTTTTTATTTAGAATCAATATTATGGTACAGACGTGTCATGCATCCCatcttacatttatttattcttcagaTTTAATTTCTACCATGTCAGCCAATGGGAGCTCAGAAACAGGCTGCAGGTCAGGGGTCAGACTGACCAACGACACCTGCAGTCAGAAGGAGCTGTCTGTCACCGCCTCCGTTATCTCCATGACTGTGGGCATTTTCTCCAACAGCCTTGCCCTCTTCATTCTGGTCAAATCCTACAACCGCATACGGATCAAGTCCAAGGCGTCCTTCCTGCTGTTTGCTAGCAGCCTGGTGGTCACCGACCTGCTGGGCCACCTCGTCAATGGCTCCCTGGTGCTTTTTGTCTACAGCTCCCACAAGAAATGGGAGAAATTTGACCCTCACCACATTGTGTGCACCCTCTTTGGGGCATGCATGGTGTTCTTTGGCCTGAGCCCCCTGTTCCTGGGAAGTGCAATGGCGGTGGAGCGCTGCATTGGAGTCACCAGACCCATCTTCCACTCCACAGGGATAGCTTCCCACCACATGAAAAGGCTGCTGGGACTCACCTGGCTGCTTGCTGCCCTGGTGGCTTTGCTGCCTGTGCTGCTTTGGAGGCCCTACACGGTTCAGAGCTCCAGGAGCTGGTGCTTCTTCCACATGGAGGAACCCAAAGACTGGCTGGATGTGCTCCTGCCTCTGCTTTTCTCTATGCTGGGGCTACTGGCTCTGCTGCTCTCTATTGTATGCAACACTTTGACAAGCTGTGCTTTGCTGCAGTCCAGACTGCGCCGCAAGCATCACTGCAGAGGCACGTCTTACCATATAGAGATGATCTGCCAACTGCTGGCCATCATGTTGGTGTCCTGTGTGTGCTGGGGCCCATTACTGGTAAGATCTTCTCTTTAGTACACCTTTGATTTAAAGCAATCAGAGTGCAGACtgacgtatgtgtgtgtgtgtgtgtgtgtgtgtgtgtgtgtgtgtgtgtgtgtgtgtgtgtgtgtgtgcacacaagCCTTACCTCAAGCCATGAAGCAAGTTGGAAGTCATTTTACATATTAATGTTCCAGGCTCctttattaattgatttgttgGCAGCTAAGATAATAATTACCATCACTTCATCACTGATCTTTAAACCACATCTCCTATTTGCCAGTGTTGTGGAAGTATTTTGAACATCGGTAAGTAACtgtcagagacagagaaatgtgttttgaaagAATACAGAAAGGCAGGTTCCATTATCTGTGATATGTGACGAAAAGGTGACTCGAGAAATGCTTCTTTTTAAGGTTGTCATGCTGCTCTTTTCATCGACAATCTGTCCATCCCTGTCATTCTGAAGCTCTCATCCATTCATTTATCACAATGAGGCTCAAAAACCTCCTTAAAACTCAGTATAATGTCCCAACATCCACCACCcacttttttttacacacacaccaaacacccTCTCTAGCATCTTGCTTTCACTGTATTTTCTGGGGGAACAACGCATCTATTATGATCTTGCTTTATCCCTCCATTCCTGTCTTTAGTCCTTTAAAGGCATTCTTATTCACACCATGCCTCACTCGTCAACCCCTTCAGCAAAATTCTGATAATATctttaacatattttctgtatGGTAGCCTACAAATGTTGGTAAAGATCTTCTTTGTTGATCCTTTTGATTCATGACGACTGTGCGCTCAATATTGATAGAGGGCtttaagaaatacaaaaaatctGATAACACCTTTGCTGCTGTGACTAAATCTTTTAACGTGCGTGACCAAGGCCATTATTTACActtttgaagtattttattcCTTCCACCATAACAGTACATGGTAGTCAAAGAGACTCCTGAGTGTTTATTTGCAAAACATCTGGAAATATAATTGCtcctttaaagatttttttgtgtaaCAATGACTGTGAGTCGTTTTTCAAATTGAATATTTGCATATCTTTCAGAGTGCAATGTAAGAGGATGCTCTCAgcaaaaaaagattttttcttttaaaaacctAGGGAAAGAGATtcaattatattaaataatgcagtttaaagtcTCCTTAATGTCCATTCAGTGCAAGACAATTTTTGCAAATGAATGCAATATGAGAACCACCATTGTTAATTAAGGTCTTCATTGAGGAGTTTGTGCAAAAATCAAAATTACATATTGCTTCTTTAAACACAATATCAGTTGAACGATTAAATGACTTCTAAAGTTATTTTTATAACTTCAGTAATTCATATGTTCTATTATTTTATGACCGCTCCACTAGATCTGTGTCATCATACTGAGCACCAAAGCCAAGGATGAGCCAGCATCTTTCAGTCTGCTGATGGTGGTGCGCATGGCCACATGGAACCAGATCCTGGATCCCTGGGTCTACATCCTGCTGAGGAAGGCTGTACTGAGGAAAATCTTCATGTTGTTACAAAGCAGCTGGGGGTCAAAGTCTCACAACTTATACCGCTGGCAGCGCAGCATTCTCCGCAGTTCGGTTGAGACCAGCAACTCAGGTGCCGGTCCACCTGACTGCCCCTGCCTCGGAAGATTACCTCTGCCAGACACTGCGATCAAATCCATCACCTGAACCCTGCTCCAAATGGCTTGATCTGAGGACACCTGGTACAGAAACTGTCCAGGTGTGAAGAACTTTGTTGAAATGGAATTTTCCACAGGACAGTCAAAGTTATAAAACTATTATAAAAGGCTCATATAGAGTATTACACAAACTACATCATGAAGAGTCTGTTTTCATGTCGCCTTTGCAAAACAATCGTCATGAATTGGCTGTACTGTGGTATATTGTATAGTGTGGGGTTTCCTATCTCTTCTTGTGGCTAGGAGCAAAATCTAAAATGTTTACAGTGCTCAGAAAATATCACTGTGTGAATTGAGTTACTTCAGTCATTCTTTCATTTAGCTTTTTCTTCTGGAACTGTTATTGTCTTGGTTTTTAATGTTGCCTGTGTCCTGAACCTCGTGCAAAAACAGtttactgaatatttttgtCTTGCCTTTGATATTGGAGTTACTGGCAAACTAGTATCCCTGATTTTGTCCTTACATGTGAATGGGTTGATATAGATGCGTAATTATGACATCTACAGTTGACATATGAGAGCCAAACATTTCTatagatttacagatttatgCCAGTTATGTGGATTGGGCAGAAGACAAATCTTTGTATGTATCTAATCAGACAAAACAGGGCTTATCAGTGGACCAGTAGACTGCTGGCAGATATCATGCACAGTAAAGGTGATGTTCTGCACATGTGCTATTGTTGCATGTCATCTCTGTATCGCATGATATATCTCCAGTCTCTCTGGGCTGAACAGTATGATAAAAGTGATTAttgcaaaaagaaaatcttGAAAATTTCGAAGCAAATTGAACACCATGAAATGTGTCCTGTTATAATAGAAGGGGGGTCAGAGTACTGTGTGTTtggaaatgtaaaattaaaatatcttttaagAATAAAGTCTGTGCTGTCTTTGTGTAGTCTGGAGCATCGTGGCAATGGAAATTAGTTTTTCTCAGACGCTTTGGTACAATTCTCAGATCAGAATTGTAATTCTCAAAACTATTTGTTCAACCTCCACATCATCACATAACTTATGCACATCATAAAAACAATTTCTTAGTCTTTTGAACAAATTGCAAAAGCTCTGGCACATTATACTGGTTCTGTGTTGAGTAGTCTTAGTCAAGTAGACATCTAGGCATTACTTCATTACTGTACATAAGTCATCACATGCAAAATGGTTGAATCGCTTTATATAATCTGTCAACCATATTTTCTAAACATTTCCATTAGACTTTTGTTGTATACATGTCCTAAATTGATGAATTGCTCTCAGGTGAATATTGACTGTCACTAATGAAGAGGAATGTTAGATCAACcaatgatcatcatcatcaaggaACATATTGACAGAGCACAACACAGTGTTACAATTAGTGACAAATTGAAGAACAACAAGGAAATGAACGGCAAGGAAGAAATAGAGGAGTAAGGCTGCCTGGTGAAAAGGAGGGAGACTGTCAAAGCAGCCGGTCTAAGAAGTGGGTGAGAGGTGTAGTTGAATATCAAATACACAGTACCTGCAGTCAAAGTGCCTTTAATGAAATCACACAAATCGCACACGTACACAGGCACTATAGCAATGAGAGGTCCCGCATGACATTACAGGAACAACAGGAAGGCTGTGTTCAGCTATGTCCAGTCACATAAGCAACAGGTTCTGAAACATTAAAGGACTAGTTTTGGCATGTCATACGTCCCTGACACTTACAATAATCTCCATATCAGTTCAAATAAAGCTACAGTGTTTACCAGTGTCAGCTATTCTCATGCCCTCAGAGTGGGATCATACTGTAAAATCAAAGTCCTGTGCAAATGTTATGTTCAAGCTTTCTTTGTCTTAGCTTTCCACAGATGGATGTTCTGTCCATCAcctttccaaaaaaacaaactgttgcTCATTAGGTTTCTTTTCTATCGGGTGCATGTCCTTTTACAGCCATCCACTGTCAAGGCTTTCACACACAACTGAACTCAGCCTCCATACATCGATTTCACACAGTTTATATGATTACACATAAAAAGGTGATCACACAGTCATATGATTAATGCAATTATTTCCCTAACAGGGCAAAACAGAAGAAGAGGTAGAGGGAGCCAAGGTGCAGATCGGGTGGTCGTCTCCCGTGCCGGCTGGTGATTGAGGGCTACCTGGGTGATCCTCCCGGTAGCATATGCTTGTCTCAAAATGACACTGGCTCATTAAATCAATTATGCTTCCTTTGATCGCTCTTACAGTTACTTGGATAACTGTAGGGTAGCGTATGTTAAAATTGTTGCAGTTAAAAAGA
The Scomber scombrus chromosome 8, fScoSco1.1, whole genome shotgun sequence DNA segment above includes these coding regions:
- the ptgfr gene encoding prostaglandin F2-alpha receptor codes for the protein MSANGSSETGCRSGVRLTNDTCSQKELSVTASVISMTVGIFSNSLALFILVKSYNRIRIKSKASFLLFASSLVVTDLLGHLVNGSLVLFVYSSHKKWEKFDPHHIVCTLFGACMVFFGLSPLFLGSAMAVERCIGVTRPIFHSTGIASHHMKRLLGLTWLLAALVALLPVLLWRPYTVQSSRSWCFFHMEEPKDWLDVLLPLLFSMLGLLALLLSIVCNTLTSCALLQSRLRRKHHCRGTSYHIEMICQLLAIMLVSCVCWGPLLICVIILSTKAKDEPASFSLLMVVRMATWNQILDPWVYILLRKAVLRKIFMLLQSSWGSKSHNLYRWQRSILRSSVETSNSGAGPPDCPCLGRLPLPDTAIKSIT